A part of Gossypium hirsutum isolate 1008001.06 chromosome A07, Gossypium_hirsutum_v2.1, whole genome shotgun sequence genomic DNA contains:
- the LOC107942329 gene encoding L-aspartate oxidase, chloroplastic isoform X2: MAASIAYVGGHLQYGVNFCMGQSYKQAIWVPSVTFNGCLQRELSWSCGVSKFLQIRKCNLFRSRTNENWKSFGTVITSAYLRDGSTKYFDFAVIGSGVAGLRYALEVAKHGSVAIITKAEPHESNTNYAQGGVSAVLCPSDSVESHMQDTIVAGAYLCDEESVKVVCTEGPDRIRELIAMGASFDHGDDGNLHLAREGGHSHHRIVHAADMTGREIERALLEAVVNDPNISVFKHHFAIDLLTSQDGSDTVCHGIDALNTETQEVVRFISKVTLLASGGAGHIYPSTTNPLVATGDGMAMAHRAQAVISNMEFVQFHPTALADEGLPIKPKKTRENSFLITEAVRGDGGILYNLSMERFMPLYDGRAELAPRDVVARSIDDQLKKRNEKYVLLDISHKPREKILSHFPNIANECLQHGLDITQQPIPVVPAAHYMCGGVRAGLQGETNVHGLYVAGEVACTGLHGANRLASNSLLEALVFARRAVQPSINYMKSSSLDLSASSLWTRPLVPKSLGSDVMHKILRITKEVRKELQSIMWKYVGIVRSTSRLQEAEQKIGKLEAKWETYLFEHGWQQTMVALEACEMRNLFCCAKLVVSSALARNESRGLHYMTDFPHLEESKRLPTVIFPSSHTTGTWSSRQLHQQPIVKSMV, from the exons ATGAGAATTGGAAGTCCTTTGGGACAGTCATCACTTCTGCTTACTTAAGAGATGGTTCAACAAAGTATTTCGATTTTGCTGTCATTGGTAGTGGTGTTGCAGGTCTTCGTTACGCACTTGAAGTTGCGAAACATGGATCTGTTGCGATTATCACCAAGGCCGAGCCTCATGAGAGTAATACGAACTATGCACAAGGTGGTGTTAGTGCAGTCCTGTGTCCATCTGATTCTGTAGAGAGTCACATGCAGGATACAATTGTAGCAGGAGCTTATCTTTGCGATGAGGAGTCTGTCAAA GTTGTCTGTACTGAAGGACCTGATAGAATCCGAGAATTGATTGCAATGGGGGCTTCGTTTGACCATGGTGATGATGGAAATTTGCATCTGGCAAGGGAAGGGGGTCATTCTCATCACCGAATTGTTCATGCTGCTGATATGACTGGACGAGAGATTGAACGGGCTTTACTCGAGGCAGTTGTCAATGATCCTAATATTTCTGTGTTCAAACACCATTTCGCAATCGATTTGCTTACTTCCCAG gatggtTCTGACACGGTTTGTCACGGCATTGATGCTTTAAATACTGAAACACAAGAg GTTGTCCGCTTCATTTCAAAGGTAACTTTACTCGCATCCGGTGGTGCAGGACATATCTATCCTTCAACAACAAATCCTCTG GTGGCAACTGGGGACGGGATGGCTATGGCACATCGAGCTCAAGCTGTGATTTCCAACATGGA GTTTGTGCAATTTCATCCGACAGCCTTGGCTGATGAAGGCCTTCCTATCAAACCAAAGAAAACTCGAGAAAACTCATTTCTTATTACCGAAGCTGTAAGAGGTGATGGAGGCATCCTTTACAATTTAAGCATGGAACGGTTTATGCCTTTGTACGATGGGAGAGCTGAGCTTGCTCCTAGAGATGTTGTGGCAAGAAGTATTGATGATCAACTCAAAAAGCGTAATGAGAAGTATGTGTTGCTTGATATAAGTCATAAACCGAGAGAAAAGATCCTCTCCCACTTCCCGAACATAGCTAATGAATGCCTCCAACATGGCCTTGATATAACTCAGCAGCCAATTCCTGTGGTTCCTGCTGCTCATTACATGTGTGGTGGAGTGCGTGCTGGGCTCCAGGGAGAGACCAACGTGCATGGCTTGTATGTAGCTGGTGAGGTTGCATGCACAGGTTTGCATGGAGCAAATAGACTTGCTAGCAACTCATTACTTGAGGCTTTGGTTTTCGCACGAAGAGCTGTCCAGCCCTCGATCAATTACATGAAGAGTTCTAGTCTTGATCTTAGCGCTTCGAGCTTATGGACCCGTCCACTTGTCCCAAAATCACTAGGGAGTGATGTAATGCACAAAATATTAAGGATAACAAAGGAAGTGAGGAAAGAACTACAATCAATCATGTGGAAGTATGTTGGGATTGTTCGATCAACTTCAAGACTACAAGAAGCCGAGCAAAAAATCGGTAAGTTGGAAGCCAAATGGGAAACATACTTATTTGAGCACGGGTGGCAGCAAACAATGGTTGCCCTCGAGGCTTGTGAAATGAGAAACCTCTTTTGTTGCGCAAAGCTAGTGGTGAGCAGTGCCCTCGCTAGGAACGAGAGTCGTGGACTTCACTACATGACCGATTTTCCTCATTTGGAGGAAAGCAAGAGGCTACCTACAGTGATATTCCCGAGTTCCCATACAACCGGCACATGGAGTTCACGACAACTACACCAGCAGCCTATAGTTAAGTCCATGGTCTGA
- the LOC107942329 gene encoding L-aspartate oxidase, chloroplastic isoform X3, producing MDAYKENSHDFSRSCGVSKFLQIRKCNLFRSRTNENWKSFGTVITSAYLRDGSTKYFDFAVIGSGVAGLRYALEVAKHGSVAIITKAEPHESNTNYAQGGVSAVLCPSDSVESHMQDTIVAGAYLCDEESVKVVCTEGPDRIRELIAMGASFDHGDDGNLHLAREGGHSHHRIVHAADMTGREIERALLEAVVNDPNISVFKHHFAIDLLTSQDGSDTVCHGIDALNTETQEVVRFISKVTLLASGGAGHIYPSTTNPLVATGDGMAMAHRAQAVISNMEFVQFHPTALADEGLPIKPKKTRENSFLITEAVRGDGGILYNLSMERFMPLYDGRAELAPRDVVARSIDDQLKKRNEKYVLLDISHKPREKILSHFPNIANECLQHGLDITQQPIPVVPAAHYMCGGVRAGLQGETNVHGLYVAGEVACTGLHGANRLASNSLLEALVFARRAVQPSINYMKSSSLDLSASSLWTRPLVPKSLGSDVMHKILRITKEVRKELQSIMWKYVGIVRSTSRLQEAEQKIGKLEAKWETYLFEHGWQQTMVALEACEMRNLFCCAKLVVSSALARNESRGLHYMTDFPHLEESKRLPTVIFPSSHTTGTWSSRQLHQQPIVKSMV from the exons ATGAGAATTGGAAGTCCTTTGGGACAGTCATCACTTCTGCTTACTTAAGAGATGGTTCAACAAAGTATTTCGATTTTGCTGTCATTGGTAGTGGTGTTGCAGGTCTTCGTTACGCACTTGAAGTTGCGAAACATGGATCTGTTGCGATTATCACCAAGGCCGAGCCTCATGAGAGTAATACGAACTATGCACAAGGTGGTGTTAGTGCAGTCCTGTGTCCATCTGATTCTGTAGAGAGTCACATGCAGGATACAATTGTAGCAGGAGCTTATCTTTGCGATGAGGAGTCTGTCAAA GTTGTCTGTACTGAAGGACCTGATAGAATCCGAGAATTGATTGCAATGGGGGCTTCGTTTGACCATGGTGATGATGGAAATTTGCATCTGGCAAGGGAAGGGGGTCATTCTCATCACCGAATTGTTCATGCTGCTGATATGACTGGACGAGAGATTGAACGGGCTTTACTCGAGGCAGTTGTCAATGATCCTAATATTTCTGTGTTCAAACACCATTTCGCAATCGATTTGCTTACTTCCCAG gatggtTCTGACACGGTTTGTCACGGCATTGATGCTTTAAATACTGAAACACAAGAg GTTGTCCGCTTCATTTCAAAGGTAACTTTACTCGCATCCGGTGGTGCAGGACATATCTATCCTTCAACAACAAATCCTCTG GTGGCAACTGGGGACGGGATGGCTATGGCACATCGAGCTCAAGCTGTGATTTCCAACATGGA GTTTGTGCAATTTCATCCGACAGCCTTGGCTGATGAAGGCCTTCCTATCAAACCAAAGAAAACTCGAGAAAACTCATTTCTTATTACCGAAGCTGTAAGAGGTGATGGAGGCATCCTTTACAATTTAAGCATGGAACGGTTTATGCCTTTGTACGATGGGAGAGCTGAGCTTGCTCCTAGAGATGTTGTGGCAAGAAGTATTGATGATCAACTCAAAAAGCGTAATGAGAAGTATGTGTTGCTTGATATAAGTCATAAACCGAGAGAAAAGATCCTCTCCCACTTCCCGAACATAGCTAATGAATGCCTCCAACATGGCCTTGATATAACTCAGCAGCCAATTCCTGTGGTTCCTGCTGCTCATTACATGTGTGGTGGAGTGCGTGCTGGGCTCCAGGGAGAGACCAACGTGCATGGCTTGTATGTAGCTGGTGAGGTTGCATGCACAGGTTTGCATGGAGCAAATAGACTTGCTAGCAACTCATTACTTGAGGCTTTGGTTTTCGCACGAAGAGCTGTCCAGCCCTCGATCAATTACATGAAGAGTTCTAGTCTTGATCTTAGCGCTTCGAGCTTATGGACCCGTCCACTTGTCCCAAAATCACTAGGGAGTGATGTAATGCACAAAATATTAAGGATAACAAAGGAAGTGAGGAAAGAACTACAATCAATCATGTGGAAGTATGTTGGGATTGTTCGATCAACTTCAAGACTACAAGAAGCCGAGCAAAAAATCGGTAAGTTGGAAGCCAAATGGGAAACATACTTATTTGAGCACGGGTGGCAGCAAACAATGGTTGCCCTCGAGGCTTGTGAAATGAGAAACCTCTTTTGTTGCGCAAAGCTAGTGGTGAGCAGTGCCCTCGCTAGGAACGAGAGTCGTGGACTTCACTACATGACCGATTTTCCTCATTTGGAGGAAAGCAAGAGGCTACCTACAGTGATATTCCCGAGTTCCCATACAACCGGCACATGGAGTTCACGACAACTACACCAGCAGCCTATAGTTAAGTCCATGGTCTGA